In the genome of Crassaminicella thermophila, the window TAAAAAAGACAGACATCTATAAAAATGGATATCTGTCTTTTTTTAGATTTTTGATTATATAAAAGAAATACAAAGATAGTTCCATTAAGTTTTTTATAAATAGAGGTTTGTCATCTGTTATATGTAATTTACATAAAACATATAATTATATATCAATATGCTAAGAGGTGTTTTTATGAATCATTATCTAGAAAAGTATATCCCTTTAATTAGTAGAATCATTCTTATATGTACTATTGTTTTTAGCATATATTTTATATCTACAACCCTCATATTCTATATACTTCCTTTTGTTATTGCTTGGATTATAGCTTCCATTCTAGAGCCAGCAATAAATTTCTTTACAAAGCACTTAAAAATCTCTCGAAATATATCTACATTTATAGTTTTATTATTTTTTGTTTCATGTATTGGTTCTATAATCGCACTTATTAGTGGTATCATTATTGTACAATTAACAAAATTATCTGTTATGCTCCCTAAGTATTCAGAAAAATTATACTTTCACACAAATGATCTTACTCAAAAAATGGAACGTTTATATATACAATTGCCTTATGACCTTGCACAATCCATTATAAACATGGTAAATACATTATCTGAAAGTTTAACATCTATTATAACAAAGCTCATCTCTTCATTATTAAGTTTTATTTCCGCTATTCCTGGATTTTTTATATTTCTATTCGTAACAATTATAGCCACATTTTTCATTGCTAGAGATAAAAGTGAAATCAAAAAATTTATTATAACCCAGTTACCTGCTAACACACTTTCTAAAAGCAGAATTTTCAAAAATGATCTATTATTTGCTTTAATGGGCTACATAAAAGCACAATTAATTCTTATGTTTATAACTTTTATAGAAAGTACAATAGGTTTAACAATTATAGGTATTGACTATTCTGTACTTATTGCATTAATAGCAAGTATAATTGATGTCTTTCCTATATTAGGAACTGGCTGTGTATATATCCCCCTTATCTTATGGGAAATTTTATCAAACGATTATAAAAGTGCTATTGGTTTGGGCATACTATATGGAATAATCCTATTTATAAGACAATTATTTGAACCAAAAATTTTAGGAAACCAGATTGGACTTTATCCTCTTGTTACACTAATCTCCATGTATATAGGATTAAAATTATTTGGACTTTTAGGACTAATGATAGGTCCTATCTGTGTAATCATTTGCATAACACTTCAAAAAATTGACATTCTTCCTAGATGGAAAGAATAAAACATGAATTTTATTGTTGTTGTATTGAAAAATGTTCGTATTTTTATTTTGTATATTTATTTGTTTTATTGTATATTTATTTATTTTTTTAATATACTCATTTTTTCTTGAAGTTTATAAAAGCAGTTTCTTTCAGGTTTTATAATAATTTTTATTTTTTTTATCTTTACAAAATTATAATTTGTGCTATAATTATTCAATATAACAACAATTTAACTAAAGAGGTGATAATATGTCAAAAGAGGTTTTATGTTCTGAAACTGAAAAATTACTGTTTCTACTTCCTGCATCACATCATACTCCTAAAACAATTACTTCTATATTAAATAACCATCCTGAAATTAAATTTGTTTCACTAGTTGGCGTTGATTTAGGTGGAAATGATACGGATGAAAAAATACCTGTAAGCCTGTTCTTAAAAAATATTGACGATTTTCTAACCTTCGGTGTTCAAACAGATGGCTCTAGCGTTGTCCTTCCTGAAATTGCTACCTTAAACAATGCAAAAGTCGACTTAATTCCTGATCTCTCTGTTAACTGGTTTGTTGACTATAATTTTGATCATATCGATACGCTTACTGGACTTCCTGTAGGAACCCTTAGAATCCCATCTTTCCTAGTTCACAATGGAGTAAAAGTAGATTCTCGTTCCATTTTGTTCAATGCTGTAAAAAATTTCAAATCACAAATACTTAAACTTATGAAAGACTATCCATATATTCTAGAAAATCTAGGTATAGAATCAATAGATGAAATTGAGGATGTTGTACTTACTGCAGCAACAGAACTTGAATTCTGGGTAAAAACTCCAGATGATAAAGCAGATATAGAGCAACTTTCTACTTCTCAAGTATTAAAAGAACAATACTGGAAAAGAACAGTAGGTCCTGTTCGTACAGCAATGGAACAATCCTTAATGTATTTAGATGCTTACGGTTTAGAAGCAGAAATGGGTCATAAAGAAGTTGGTGGTGTAAAAGCAAAGCTTAAAGGTAATGGAAACTTTGAACATATAATGGAGCAATTAGAAATAGATTGGAAATATAGTACTGCACTACAAACTGCTGATAATGAATTAATTGCTCGAGACGTAGTAAAAGATATCTTTATGGCAAATGGGTTAGAAGTTACATTCATGGCAAAACCAATTGAAGGAGTTGCTGGTAATGGTGAACATCATCACATTGGTGTAGCTGTTAAGCTAAAGAACGGAAAAATGAAAAATCTTTTTGCTCCTCTTGATATGAAAAAAGATTTTATGAATCCTATTGGATTTGGTGCGCTTATGGGATTACTTAAGAATTATGAAGTAGTAAATCCTTTTGTTACTTCTACAAATGATGCTTTTAATCGCTTAAAGCCAGGTTTTGAAGCCCCTGTATGTACAGTTTCTTCAATAGGTCATTCTCCTGATAATCCTTCACGTAACAGAACTGTTTTAGTTGGACTTATACGTGATATGAGCAATCCAATGGCTACTAGATTCGAACTACGTGCCCCAAACCCAACAAGTAACACTTATTTAGTATTAGCTTCTGTTTATCAAGCTATGTTAGACGGAATCACAGCTGTTTTAAAAAATCAAAAAACTTCTTCTGAACTAGAATTAGAACTTTCTAAAAAACCTGGAGAATCAAGTTTCTACCTTGAAAAATCTAGAG includes:
- a CDS encoding type I glutamate--ammonia ligase, which translates into the protein MSKEVLCSETEKLLFLLPASHHTPKTITSILNNHPEIKFVSLVGVDLGGNDTDEKIPVSLFLKNIDDFLTFGVQTDGSSVVLPEIATLNNAKVDLIPDLSVNWFVDYNFDHIDTLTGLPVGTLRIPSFLVHNGVKVDSRSILFNAVKNFKSQILKLMKDYPYILENLGIESIDEIEDVVLTAATELEFWVKTPDDKADIEQLSTSQVLKEQYWKRTVGPVRTAMEQSLMYLDAYGLEAEMGHKEVGGVKAKLKGNGNFEHIMEQLEIDWKYSTALQTADNELIARDVVKDIFMANGLEVTFMAKPIEGVAGNGEHHHIGVAVKLKNGKMKNLFAPLDMKKDFMNPIGFGALMGLLKNYEVVNPFVTSTNDAFNRLKPGFEAPVCTVSSIGHSPDNPSRNRTVLVGLIRDMSNPMATRFELRAPNPTSNTYLVLASVYQAMLDGITAVLKNQKTSSELELELSKKPGESSFYLEKSRAYRSEHDVFEDYTEEERNSLFGKPPATVWDNLVNLDKYPQKKSVLLEGNVFNEEIINSYKMATLTQWTTELYNRIIPENMEIVRNCKKIHESEYVSDLDVVNWEKINDLRYYLMKDSLHKKSLFTKIREAIDAQDYPTVSNLQLEMRNKMNELNELYTIYKRNLFELKKVRALG
- the ytvI gene encoding sporulation integral membrane protein YtvI; this encodes MNHYLEKYIPLISRIILICTIVFSIYFISTTLIFYILPFVIAWIIASILEPAINFFTKHLKISRNISTFIVLLFFVSCIGSIIALISGIIIVQLTKLSVMLPKYSEKLYFHTNDLTQKMERLYIQLPYDLAQSIINMVNTLSESLTSIITKLISSLLSFISAIPGFFIFLFVTIIATFFIARDKSEIKKFIITQLPANTLSKSRIFKNDLLFALMGYIKAQLILMFITFIESTIGLTIIGIDYSVLIALIASIIDVFPILGTGCVYIPLILWEILSNDYKSAIGLGILYGIILFIRQLFEPKILGNQIGLYPLVTLISMYIGLKLFGLLGLMIGPICVIICITLQKIDILPRWKE